One Desulfatitalea tepidiphila genomic region harbors:
- a CDS encoding methyl-accepting chemotaxis protein yields MRIQLKMKLGSKITLSTLMMVLLVSIVSTIVVSVIIQRQNRAMVRQSMSNSTETLRHTLIEKQNAMLAAARQMIVVNKMGESMGFLEEYRDSSYDSGMTQESYNELIVALHRTAAGGNLWKAALYNAEGRLIAFAARQAGEGYRVGLLETGNLRHILVADGESLRTNELNLVPEKDNQWIANTHDGELSQEEKISFQAIENHLCIRIELPVTTETFNSQTKQLETKFVGAAVTLLRLDNDFAAWIQKLTGLKVAFFAGDRFSAGDATAYKAIDTRGLSGQDGQHWQLERAQARFGSIELDKEGYYESVLPIHNREAVCGALALLQPDAITKANNRQMILVLCVVALACMILVAPATWLMSRALVRPVVGMLARVKDIAEGEGDLTQRLTIHSNDELGELSRWFNLFLERLHTIIHQVKENSTRLNSSSTQLSKISEALAGGAEQAAGEAQSVSGASEQMNENMTSIAAAMEEASVNVNMVASAAGEMTSTINEITQNAAKARVITGEAVTQADKASTQVGELGGSAREIGQVVETITDISEQVNLLALNATIEAARAGDAGKGFAVVANEIKELAKQTAEATQEIKHRVDAIQNSTDGTVAEIEKITSVVKDINESVMVIASAVEEQSATTRNISDNVSQAARGITDVNAHVSRSSEVSGEIARQIGLVTSSAGDISQSSAQVNINSRELSDLAEALDKLVGIFKV; encoded by the coding sequence ATGCGCATCCAACTCAAAATGAAGCTCGGTTCAAAAATCACCCTGAGCACCTTGATGATGGTGCTGCTGGTCAGCATCGTTTCGACTATCGTGGTTTCGGTGATCATCCAACGCCAAAACCGCGCCATGGTCCGACAGTCGATGAGCAATTCGACCGAAACCTTGCGCCACACCCTTATAGAAAAACAAAACGCCATGCTGGCGGCCGCCCGGCAAATGATCGTGGTCAACAAGATGGGAGAAAGCATGGGTTTCCTGGAAGAGTACCGGGACTCCTCCTATGACTCTGGAATGACGCAGGAATCTTATAATGAACTGATTGTCGCCCTGCATCGAACCGCTGCCGGCGGAAACCTTTGGAAGGCTGCCCTTTACAATGCCGAAGGCCGACTGATTGCTTTTGCCGCCCGGCAAGCCGGGGAAGGTTACCGGGTCGGCCTGTTGGAAACCGGTAACTTGCGCCACATCCTGGTTGCAGACGGAGAGAGCCTGCGTACCAATGAGTTGAACCTGGTCCCGGAAAAGGACAATCAATGGATCGCCAACACCCATGATGGCGAATTATCTCAGGAAGAGAAGATCAGTTTCCAGGCCATCGAAAATCACCTGTGTATCCGCATCGAACTGCCTGTCACCACGGAAACCTTCAACTCACAAACCAAACAGCTCGAAACGAAGTTCGTAGGCGCAGCCGTTACCCTCCTGCGCCTCGATAACGACTTTGCGGCCTGGATACAAAAGCTCACCGGTTTGAAGGTCGCCTTCTTTGCCGGTGACCGCTTCAGTGCCGGCGATGCGACGGCCTACAAGGCCATCGACACCCGGGGATTGTCCGGCCAAGACGGTCAACACTGGCAATTGGAACGGGCGCAGGCCCGATTCGGCAGCATTGAGCTCGACAAGGAGGGCTATTATGAAAGCGTGCTGCCCATTCACAATCGAGAGGCAGTGTGCGGCGCGCTGGCCTTGTTGCAACCGGATGCCATCACCAAAGCCAACAACCGCCAGATGATTCTTGTGTTGTGCGTCGTCGCCCTGGCCTGCATGATCCTTGTGGCACCGGCCACCTGGTTGATGTCCCGGGCACTGGTCCGGCCGGTGGTCGGCATGCTCGCCAGAGTCAAGGACATCGCCGAAGGCGAAGGCGACTTGACCCAACGGCTGACAATCCATTCTAACGACGAACTGGGTGAGCTTTCCAGATGGTTCAACCTCTTTCTGGAACGGCTGCACACCATCATCCACCAGGTCAAGGAGAATTCTACCCGGCTCAACAGCTCTTCCACTCAACTGTCCAAAATATCGGAAGCATTGGCCGGCGGGGCCGAGCAGGCGGCCGGCGAAGCCCAGAGCGTATCGGGCGCATCCGAACAGATGAATGAAAACATGACATCCATCGCCGCGGCCATGGAAGAGGCCTCGGTCAACGTCAACATGGTGGCCAGCGCCGCCGGTGAGATGACCAGCACGATCAATGAAATCACCCAAAACGCCGCCAAGGCGCGCGTCATCACCGGCGAGGCGGTCACCCAGGCTGACAAGGCATCGACCCAGGTGGGAGAACTGGGCGGTTCGGCCCGCGAAATTGGCCAGGTCGTCGAAACCATCACGGACATCTCCGAACAGGTCAATCTCCTCGCGCTCAACGCCACCATCGAGGCGGCGCGGGCCGGTGACGCAGGAAAGGGCTTTGCCGTGGTGGCCAACGAGATCAAGGAACTTGCCAAACAGACGGCGGAAGCGACCCAGGAGATCAAACATCGCGTCGATGCGATTCAGAATTCAACCGACGGCACGGTGGCCGAAATCGAAAAAATCACCAGCGTCGTCAAAGACATCAACGAAAGTGTCATGGTCATCGCCTCGGCCGTGGAAGAGCAATCGGCGACCACCCGGAATATTTCCGACAATGTCTCCCAGGCCGCCCGGGGCATCACGGACGTCAATGCCCATGTCTCCAGAAGTTCGGAGGTGTCCGGCGAGATCGCCAGGCAGATCGGCCTGGTTACCAGCTCGGCAGGCGACATCTCCCAGAGCAGCGCCCAAGTGAACATCAACTCCAGGGAGCTTTCCGATCTGGCCGAAGCACTCGACAAGCTGGTGGGGATCTTCAAAGTTTGA
- a CDS encoding ABC transporter ATP-binding protein — MLEVKELHAYYGRSHILQGVNLKVDRGEIVSLLGRNGVGRSTTCMTIMGLVPPHGSIQYKGEEVAGLKPHQVARKGIGFVPEDRWIFPGLTVLQNLQLGQKSKKQAGRWTIDDVFKIFPRLGERSNVHGGLISGGEKQMLTICRTLMGDPDFIMIDEPTEGLAPQMVKQVGDLIEEIAGRGVSVLLVEQKLSIALRISKRLYIMGHGKIVFEGTPDDIKNDQTIRKEWLEV, encoded by the coding sequence ATTGCATGCCTATTACGGTCGCAGCCATATTTTGCAAGGCGTCAACCTGAAGGTGGACCGGGGCGAAATCGTGAGCCTGCTCGGACGCAATGGTGTCGGCCGTTCCACAACCTGCATGACCATCATGGGGCTGGTGCCGCCGCACGGCTCGATCCAGTACAAAGGCGAAGAGGTGGCCGGCCTCAAACCCCACCAGGTCGCCCGCAAGGGCATCGGGTTCGTACCCGAGGACCGTTGGATCTTCCCGGGGTTGACCGTGCTTCAGAACCTTCAGTTGGGCCAGAAGAGTAAAAAGCAGGCAGGACGCTGGACGATCGACGATGTCTTCAAAATTTTTCCGCGCTTGGGAGAACGCTCGAATGTGCATGGCGGTTTGATTTCCGGCGGAGAGAAGCAGATGCTCACCATCTGCCGCACCCTCATGGGCGATCCCGACTTCATCATGATCGACGAACCCACCGAAGGCTTGGCGCCGCAGATGGTCAAGCAGGTCGGCGACCTGATCGAAGAGATTGCCGGCCGCGGCGTATCGGTACTGCTGGTGGAGCAGAAACTGAGCATCGCCTTGAGGATTTCCAAACGTCTCTACATCATGGGGCACGGTAAGATTGTCTTCGAAGGCACCCCAGATGATATCAAAAACGACCAGACCATCCGCAAAGAGTGGCTCGAGGTATAG